In Quercus robur chromosome 11, dhQueRobu3.1, whole genome shotgun sequence, the following proteins share a genomic window:
- the LOC126706053 gene encoding histone H2B-like, which translates to MAPKAEKKPAEKKPAEEKKSTVAEKAPAEKKPKAGKKLPKEGGAGAGDKKKKRVKKSVETYKIYIFKVLKQVHPDIGISSKAMGIMNSFINDIFEKLAQEASRLARYNKKPTITSREIQTAVRLVLPGELAKHAVSEGTKAVTKFTSA; encoded by the coding sequence ATGGCTCCCAAAGCTGAGAAGAAGCCCGCCGAGAAGAAGCCGGCAGAGGAGAAGAAATCAACGGTGGCCGAGAAGGCTCCGGCGGAGAAGAAGCCGAAGGCAGGGAAGAAGCTGCCAAAGGAAGGCGGAGCCGGCGCCGgagacaagaagaagaagcgcGTGAAGAAGAGCGTGGAGACTTACAAGATCTACATCTTCAAGGTGTTGAAGCAAGTTCACCCAGACATCGGGATCTCCAGCAAGGCCATGGGGATCATGAACAGCTTCATCAACGACATCTTCGAGAAGCTCGCTCAGGAGGCCTCGCGATTGGCTCGCTACAACAAGAAGCCAACCATCACCTCTCGGGAGATCCAGACCGCGGTCCGTTTGGTCTTGCCCGGTGAGCTCGCTAAGCACGCCGTCTCTGAGGGGACCAAGGCGGTGACTAAGTTTACTAGCGCTTGA